The region CGGATCGGACTCGGGAAGAAGAAATCGGTCATGCATTAAGAGAAGAAGATCAACACAATAAAGATGCTGAAGCCAAAGAGGAAGGAGAAGCCAAGAATACATCTCTAGAAGAAACGAATGTGGACACAGATGACGTTGATTCTGATAGTATAACCATGAATCCAGTAGATCGCGCAACCAAAGTAATTGACTTTGATCCAAAACCAACAGAGTCAAGAGAAATTCAAAAAATAGTTATAGAGAACGTTAGAGTGACAGAACCACcggataataatttaaatatggaTTCAGAGTCTGATTTCCCTGAGAACGCTGCTTCagcaaaaaaaattgtgactGATAATGTTGATCCCGTAGAATCCAGATCAAGCGAAACTGGTGTTaggttaattaaaaaacatcTTCCAGTATTTACAAAAGACACagttttaagaaaaaaacatcGTAATCGTAATGTAGTCAATTTTCAGTTCGAAAATAAACACATGCCAAAACGTCCAGATAAGAAGCATAAGGGTTACGTCCCTACAAATCCTCCAAATATTCTTGGGAATCCACGACCTATTGATTTGGAATATGatggtaaaaatattttacccaAATATCAAGATAATCATGAAGctactcaaaatgaaaataaaattcaaGTGCATAATCCAGAAGTTGATAAAAATGTTGGCATTAATAAAATGATTTGGAAAGAAAGTCGTGAATCTACTACCGATAAAGAAGAAATAGGTCACGCTGAACTTGCAAATGATATTGCAGACGAAATTGTAAAACATGAAATCCAGAAATTAATAGAAGAGCTGGAAATAAGCAGTGAGTTAAACTCACAAACCGAGGACTACAAAGCTACTGATTATAGTCCGTTAcgcaataattttaaaaatatagataCAGATAAAACTAAAGGTTCGGAAACCGTACTAACTTTCCTTTATTTGACAGATGTTGAGGAGAAAGTCCATACACGAGCGAATTCAGACACACGTGACGAAGGATTGAGTATAGATCCAAAACCGTTTCAAAAAGAAATTCACGACAGTAATCAATTAATAGGGAAAAGTGAGGTATACAAAATCTTTGCGGACGTCATGAACACTGTAGTTAATAAAACATTGGAATAAcatttattgcatttttatcgcccTTAACGGAACGGAGTCCATCCTTTCGCCTGACACTTTCTGCCATCTTGCTGCTTaagagcatagagaaatataagtaaagaaagagttgTAACTCcatactccatacatcagttttcttaccaaaacgcgagttatttcgtagtcgacatctatctagtactagtgtaagacaaagatagtactagtggctctgtgagctgtagacctcgcgagcatagcttattgggaccgtgcacgatgacagcgccacacagcggtttgatcaatcaacaatacaaagattttaatttattaaaaaaaaatacgaagtttaagtgaaaaaaaaaatacaaaaagttatgtcttactggggatcgaacccaggctttctgtgtgcaaacaaaaatagcgattgtttacaaaatgcgccttgatagttcttagctaagctgacgaaattcggctactcattctcgagtacaaactaaatatctaaataccggcTAAACCAGTAATACAATGTTTctgtattttttgccatttactatgtaaatatgtctcaaaaagaaaatactcttatgatatcgatatgACTATTTgcttaagcgcgaggtatcacaactcctccatttttgaaaatttccaaaaacgggatcgacaaaaaaaatatttactcatagaatctggtcacaatatttcacaagaatcggttgagaattgtgacctgtagaggagaacatccggacatacaaaagcaaaacgCCCGAGTCAAAActtagaccttcgctacgcttcagTAAATGATTCTCTCTGactctgtttgaaatgagacagtccttcgacaagtatagatggtcaagcagatcttgtcagtagaaaaaggcggcaaatttgaaaaatgtaggcgcgaagggatatcgtcccatagaaaatttgaatttcgcgccttttttttactgacaagatttgcttgaccttttagcacccaaaagaaaaggatgagtatagttttgtttgttcttatacttggtcaaccagatcttgacagtagaaaaaggcggcaaatttgaaagatgtaggcgcgaagggataccgtcccatagaaaatttgaatttcgcgcctttttttactgaccagctatatttactgacaaattggtttgaccaactatactaaTGCGGCTCTACTACTTTGTCAAAGTCAAACCAGCCAAACAAAAGTGCGTGAAACGAATCGCTACTACTTCGCTAAATATCCGTCAGATGTCACTGGAGTTTTTCAGTCATATTGGGTGGTGATAAAATATTTCACGTGAAAAGAAACTAAATTTCCCAGGTAATATTTCCAAgtttttttcatatattttcttTTGTTATGTGATGTGTGTTTATTTATGATCATTTGAAAGTAATATATCGTTCCAAAGAGGTAAGTACATGACTAAAATTGACATTCGACAAGTGCCGATCGGAATTTGGAATTTCATTCAATTCTTACAATTAGTGATGTTCTCTTGTCTTTAAGATTATTAAAACAACTTCTTTAGGAATTACGTAAGTTTTGGCGTAAAGTTAAGTATTCCTGAATGGAGTTTTCTCAACATTTCCCGTTATGTAACCCATGCTATCGATTGTCATAACGTAACCTTATCATTTATCATCTGGTAAATAATTATCTATAACCTACTTAATTGGTGTGCTATCCGTATTGGAAATAAAAATCTATTTGAAACCATTAGGTACCtttaataatttttaacttCATATTGCAAAGTTTCTgccatcatatttttttagtacctattttccTTATTTGTAGTAGTCACAAAGTATTACATCTCaggtaattatttataatagtaacttcataaaaaataaggatAAATTACTCTTAAACATCCTAACATGAACATGCATTGTTTGTGCAAATAGCTCAATAATAAAGTATAAAGCTACAGAGAAACAATTAGGTAATAGTTTTAGTCTTCTATACTTaacaacatacctacttaaaagccTGCAATATTCAGTAGCAATATTTATAAAGTAAGCTGGTAAAGTCTCTGTCAACTCACATTGTCTTATGTTATGATTTCTTGTGAtggtttatttttttgtacattttttttataattatggcATCGGTAACTGAGTAAAAGATTCCGAATTATTAAAACGAGAATAATTTAAGGTGCCAGAAttagaaaatttattagttagaAAATTTATTACTAGTATTCAATCATTTGAAATCGAGTAAACCCTGACTTTTCCCAAAACCAATAATGgcttaaaatcaaaattatttgaaggATTACCACGCTGGTGTGTTAAGCAGGCAAAATTGTCCTAATTAGCAATGTGCTTTGGCTAAGAAAGATACAATTCAGGTTGCCCTGGGTCCTACACTAGGCTCAGCTTGTCTCGTTGGTAGGGAAAATAATTGGTtcacaaaaacacaaaatagataccactaaaaacttaaatttttagTAAAAATGTTGTGAACTGTTAATAAACCCTTGTGTGTACACAAACATATGTTACaagcattaaatattttaagcatTTCCTGTATTTCCAGTATGGCTAACTACCTGATGCGCAGAGCGCTGCTAGATGCAGTCCGCGTCCCCGCTGGCACCCGCGCCATGAGCGAGCTTTCCAAGGTAATATCTTATTGTTAGTTAGTACCATCCTCTTTAGTCAAAGTCCAATCAAATACATTAGATCTGATAATGGCTTCACACACATTTTAACACTGATGTTTTTacgagcttttatttaacttgcaatgtgtTTTAGGGTCAAATCTTGAAAGTTAAATTTGAGatacttccaatgaagctgaaattttgcaaacatatgtaagtcgggtgacaatgcaatattatggtaccattgagctgatctgatgatggtggccataggaactctgtgataaaacaacgaagcCTAATTGTgattggggtttttagaattgtcttgattagttgtctgtggaaagaaaagtacagtcagcaataatagcttgtcaaaaatattttttttgccaaaaaaacGTATTATTTCTTCTCATTCAAATGACAATCTAAAACAGATGAAGAATTTTGCCGTAACGAGTGCCAAAAGacagaggaggcctttgcccagcagtgggacacaaataacatttgattttttttatggaatttgattgttaattattatttctctttatttatttctcatcttaagttaggttattttataatatggatatataaaatacaaaaatacttacaaaaacaatacaaaatacttataaacatattataaaaaacctaacctagggtgccgccagcagcggggcaaggtcagggccgcagagaaaggaaccggcggactatccgcaccgtgtccaagatcaccgccttctgcatctggcccttgatccaaccattattattattgttgataTTTTGTTgcgacgatctttttgtgaatgcattttattttgacatgtaaaatataatgtacattttcaatgagaaataaattaatcaatcaatcaatataggctattaaaaaaatagctAACGATATTATAACTTGATGTGTTGATAGATCGGCAGCCGCGAGTGGGTCGGCTATGGCTTCAACGGGCAGCCCAACTATGTGGACAGGCCCGACTTCCCCCTGCCCGCCGTCCGCTTCCGCCCCGACACACCTGACATCAAGGTATGTTGTTCCCTAGGAAACatggttcgaaattatccagatagtTATAGTActtttgataattatcctttcgaaccctgcccGAAAAGGACCAGTAGACCTGAAGGTCTGGTCGTGGAGCTCTGCTAAAAAGAGATGCAGTAGGCCTTCATAAGTTCCACACCTCGCTCCAGTCCAACTACTCGAAGATTCTAAGAAAGATTTTGTAGCATATGGAGGACATCACAATTCAGTGATTCCGTGCGATCTTGACTAAACCATCAATCTTTGCCTGCTCTTATTGAGTCTTCAGATTCGGCGTCTTGGTCCCGAACGACCAGAGGGACTATGAGCATTATGAGCAAAGTGCCACGCCCACTGGCAACTTTCTATCAGCTATGTCAATGACCTCGATTACGTTCAGAGTTCGAAATTTTCCAGATAATTAAAGTCTTTGGTAACTATCGCGATATTTTtccgataaatatcggataattatcccaggtatggatagtgctataattaaaaatattggggcatttttagggttccgtagccaaatggcaaaaaacggaacccttatagattcgtcatgtctgtctgtctgtccgtccgtctgtctgtccgtccgtatgtcacagccacttttttccgaaactataagaactatactgttgaaacttggtaagtagatgtattctgtgaaccgcattaagattttcacaccaaaatagaaaaaaaaacaataaattttgggggttccccatactgtgaactgaaactcaaaaattttttttcatcaaattcatacgtgtggggtatctatggataggtcttcaaaaattatattgaggtttctaatgtcatttttagggttccgtagccaaatggcaaaaaacggaacccttatagattcgtcatgtctgtctgtctgtccgtctgtccgtccgtatgtcacagtcacttttctccgaaactataagaactatactgttgaaacttggtaagtagatgtattctgtgaaccgcattaagattttcacacaaaaatagaaaaaaaacaataaatttttggggttccccataattagaactgaaactcaaaattttttttttcatcaaacccatacgtgtggggtatctatggataggtcttcaaaaattatattgaggtttctaatatcattttttttctaaactgaatagtttgcgcgagagacagtggtaaaatgtgtgtgtgtgtcccccccgtaacttctaaaataacagaatgataaaactaaacaaatatatatgatgtacattaccttgtaaacttccaccaaaaattggtttgaacgagatctagtaaatagtttttttttatacgtcataaatctcctaaatacggaacccttcatgggcgagtccgactcgcacttggccgcttttttctaaactgaatagtttgcgcgagagacacttccaaagtggtaaaatgtgtgtccccccccccccctgtaacgtctaaaataagagaatgataaaactaaaaaaaatatatgatgtacattaccatgcaaacttccaccgaaaattggtttgaacgagatctagtaagtagtttttttttaatacgtcataaatcgcctaaatacggaacccttcatgggcgagtccgactcgcacttggccgctttttttatatttaaggttTTAAGTTTGGCTATTGTCAagtcgataattatcaggcataaaaatcacgataattataggacattcttacacaagacattcttacacagattgactaattAAGTCCCATAGTAAccccaagaaggcttgtgttgtgcgTAGAATTATCATGATAACTATCAttaataattatcctttcgaaccctgattACGTTCACCACTCCAATTTGCTTTATCTAATACATATCtaacaaaatattcaaaacaGGTCCTCCGCGAGAAGGAAAAGGGTGACTGGAAGAAGCTGACAGTAGAAGAGAAGAAAGCGTTGTACCGCGCCTCCTTCTGCCAGACCTTTGCCGAGTTCAAGGCTCCCACCGGGGAGTGGAAGGGAATTATAGGCTGGGGACTCATCCTAGCTTCAATGTCTGTCTGGATCTATATGGGCATGAAGCTGTTCGGTGAGTAGACTAGCATACCTGGAGTGCAAGGCTCCCACCAGGAGTGGAAGGGCATTCTAGGCTGGGGACTCATCCTAGCTTCAATGTCTGTCTGGATCTACATGGGCATGAAGCTGTTCGGTGAGTAGACTAGCATACCTGGAGTGCAAGGCTCCCACCGGGTAGTGGAAGGCATTATTCTAACAGTGAATCTAAAatagtgaaataaaataaacagttaCTACACTACTACTGCTACTTAAACTACTAAAagatactaaagtctatttttttatttggtagactaaaatgacatttcatagtatgaacatcatgtgtcatttttcatactataaaatgtcattttagtctaccgaataaaaaaatagactacttaaagatattaaaaactaaattaaatgataacactaaaaataaagaggatcccatcaaaaacattacatgtaaaaaggtgcaagtctcgcaacgcttttactacaaaaaagttttgagatgtaatgtgaaaccaagtcggttattttaatcagtgccagggggtgttaaaaccgtatcaataagatatctttaatttttaatacgtataatgacttggcaatcgcgtgtttgcttcgcgctcgacttggcgggggcactaccgtgcccccagattcataaattaaattaacttcaAAATATTACGTCAAAGGACTTTGCTCATACGGTTTCTCTTACCCCGAGAAAAATCTatgtatataaacgtgaaagacctgactgactgacttaaatcaacgcacagcccaaactgctgggactagaaagtccaaatttggcaagtagattCCTTATAAGGTAtagggtccactaagaaaggatttttcaaaattcatcccctaaaggggtgaataTTAAAAAACTGCGCGTgtgaagccgcgggcaaaagctactAAAGTATGTTTCCCTTGCCCCACCCCACCTGACCGTTAAAATCTATCTAAGAACCATGTTGACGCATAAACCTTTTGATTAAAACAACCATCCTTAAATCAATTCATCAGTTTGAGTGCTACTCTACTACTATGGCACACACAGACATGCCAAACTTCTAACTTGCCTATTTTGTGCCTCAATCATGCAATTCAAtgaattgagaacctcctcctttttagggttccgtagccaaatggcaaaaaacggaacccttatagattcgtcatgtctgtctgtctgtctgtctgtccgtctgtatgtcacagacacttttctccgaaactataagaactatactgttaaaacttggtaagtagatgtattctgtgaaccgcattaagattttcacacaaaaatagaaaaaaaacaataaatttttggggttccccatacttagaactgaaactcaaatttttttttttcatcaaacccatacgtgtggggtatctatggataggtcttcaaaaatgatattgaggtttctaatatcatttttttctaaactgaatagtttgcgcgagagacacttccaaagtggtaaaatgtgtgtccccccccctgtaacttctaaaataacagaatgataaaactaaaaaaaatatatgatgtacattatcatgtaaacttccaccgaaaattggtttgaacgagatctagtaagtagttttttttttaatacgtcataaatcgcctaaatacggaacccttcatgggcgagtccgactcgcacttggccgatttttttgaagtcggttaaaaataaatttccatGTCATTACAGTGTACAGCCCCCTGCCCGAGTCGTTCAGCGAAGAGAAACAGAAGGCGCAGCTGAAGCGCATGCTGGACCTCAAGATGAACCCCGTGGACGGGCTCGCCTCCAAGTGGGACTACGATAACAACCGCTGGAAGTAAACTGACACTCGAGGTAACacattagggccacttgcaccatcccactaacccgaggttaagcagttaaaccgttaacccagtgtcaaattgtactggtagccATGTTAACTCcagggtttaaccggttaaccccgggttagtaaatggtgcaagtggcacttattCGCTTACCAGCTAGCTCCAGTCAATATTGCTTTCGTATGCCCGGCTGTTCTACAGATcgtaatagggagtattactgcaatgttttgccgccagagtgcagcactagcgacataagtatactttttttttttttttttttttttttaagaggggaaatgctttacgcataccacccggcgcggggacgggccgggatggttatgtgggactccctgttgtgggctaatgagaccccaggtttacccactaaaacccctctgttgccgccacgctgctataaggcgaggtcccaggaacgacgaagtactcttccgcaacctcgccagcgacataagtataccatagagtaacttatacctactgtaccttaaactgttttatgacaagttttcacagacaatcaaatatgacattgatacatcaaggcggtttgtttacaaaaggtCTACCGGTAAACAGGAAATCGAAACtccgctatctgcctctttatcgctcgaatatgcaggAGTGATAGAAAGGTTAGATAAGCAAATTTAGTTCTCGTTTGCGGTaggacccttagattgtgacttattgtgggagtggcgccccctacgcagagtttcgcgtaatattccctattctcaACTGATTCTAATGAAATTCTGTGATAGGATTCgataaatatatgtttttttaggtTGTTCTTAGCATGtagtaattttcttatttttgttacagTTGGCATGGTGCTATGGACCGGCTTGGGTAGAGTAGACAAATGTAAAATAAGAACTATCTCTGTAAGATAATAAATTGTGATTCCAATCATACAACTCTTTCATTTTTTATGTAGCCTTGTACAAATCTTCGATTTCGACGACCCTCccgaaaaaatattattacttagtttttatgccaaaaacgaATTCTTAGCAtacccatggtataataatatacttcgcctggtactctcttccgaccacgtgactgacacaagcctacgtcatcatgcgacagcgctatataataACATGCAATAGctctatataaagtggcaatgttattgtgacgtagacttgtgtcactctgggaagagaagaccatgttttattagactatgagCGTACCTTAAGAATATTTATTCGAATTGAGACATTTATAGCTTTCAACCGATATAATTTAACGATCCTTTCACTCCATTTCCAATCGATATTTCGAAATATATGCCCAGTTAAATTAGGTCTATCGTTTTTTGGGTAAACTGAAATTTAACTTTGAAATGATATGACTCAAACTGAGAATACAATCCAAAAATTATACAGACGATTGTCAGTTGTGTACAAAAATAATGGTTATTTATTAATTGAAATCAACTCCATTTGTCATAATCAAAAGTACAAGCTAGcaatcaattttatttattttcatatatgACATCTTACGACACTATGTTCAAGCTATTTCTTAACTATACATTGCAATATACAACAagaacatacaaccgaattgataaccttttagatttggaagtcggttaaaaaatatcTAAAGGCGCTTACTAGTTTTGACTTAAGTAGGTCACAGACAGAAAATAAGGCCTAAAAATCATATTGTTCAGTAAATGTCTAGCTTTacaacatatgtaggtacagtcgaccaATTTGATTCCTAAGGCCACTTTAGAACCATGTCATAATGAACTAATTTGTTTATCTTCTACGACAATGCTTAttgacatacaataataatataatgcttatgtacataatgtacctatgtcATGTGTCAACTAGTTAATACGACAAGGTTCTATAGTGGTCTAGGAATCAAATTAGATGACTGTAGGTACTGTCAGCAGCTCTTTCTCAAGACACATTCTTGTAACAAGAGTGGTATTGTccgagtacagtcacctgcaataatatatatCACAACGaatatcaaaaatatctgacaaatCTGATTACAAGTGactttagatacctacttaggtaggtaattttttaCAAATGACTGTACCAAGGTAAAACAATCTTATGTTGATCTCAAATAATTGAACAGGAACCTTTTGATTTGAAtgtggtaggtataggtacctacctaaacaaaTAGAAAACCAAATCGATAAGTCAGGTAATTGCTGTTGCATTGCTTATTATATCCTCTAggcgcccatacgtcaaaccttgccaagcaaaatgaaattatactttgtcaacacaaagttcaaatttgaaTGGAACacgagacctttttataggtctctgggcgccTAGAGGATATTAAATTTCATGCTGAAATAGGTGTAAAGTTTACGACAAggcaataaaataacaataattttgtaGAAGTTGTTTATTTCATTGGGACCTAACGTAGACAATACTTGCAGAAATCATTTCAATTTCTAATTATAATTCTCAAGACATGACTAAATTTGAAGTGACAATTATTTTCGCCGTTTTCTTGAAAACAATGATCATGACCACATTTTCGGAGTCCACAGACACGACTATGTTTCACCAAACTAACGACAAAATACTAAACATCCTTGACGACTTGTTCCTTGCCTTGAAAATCAATAGAAACGTTTCAAAACTCAAAAACGTACAAGAGTATATGCCTCAGCACAGTCTTATACAAGACGAGCtttataaaaaccataaaacatATAAAGAAATACGCGATATAAGTAAAACGAATATTAGCCATAAAACTGCTTATTACATTTCAAACGTTAACGAAGTTGTTGACGAAATGATAAGGaatgaaattataataaaacacgAAAATGATACGAGTAACAACACATTGAGTGAAAGACAAGACTTTGTTAACTTGGCGAgaagatttaatttaaatgtcaaaacaATTGCTGCAACTGTTCTTAAGTTACCAAGTAAGTACACTTTACATACTTATCATTGAAGAACTCCAAATAGAAATATGACGGGCATTTTCAACACGCTCTTCGTCCCACAAAAATAAAGGGCTATTAGTGGCGCTCAGCTACTTCTACCttctaccacagaataaataatagtactaagtacaga is a window of Cydia amplana chromosome 21, ilCydAmpl1.1, whole genome shotgun sequence DNA encoding:
- the LOC134657803 gene encoding uncharacterized protein LOC134657803, translated to MLNVFYCAGSIIKDDLVITAASCLQLAHNNRFYRENPSFIAIRAGSNFFFLGGEIIPVMGVYFHPSYDPKTLRSNLAVMQLQRVLSFRHRNVKKIEIDRAASALPENTPPITILGWGAKTVSNLQFHRNRLHAASLDFYDRESCREIYGKKFITRTNFCAGFISRGEGACNLDVGDPGVSGMYLVGVTSFGSPICGRPDTPTVFTKVGFYADWIQDLMDQERVRISRSTTTQRPFRVLDKKIILYGIGGEAEPIPLQREGTNTEAAQDIAAIDKHLEIVQNELKKLGMQSKEGADLIRNIQSGTPQTEEVSLPDEEQDPEIKHNGPGTENNPVVVHQFIDSDRTREEEIGHALREEDQHNKDAEAKEEGEAKNTSLEETNVDTDDVDSDSITMNPVDRATKVIDFDPKPTESREIQKIVIENVRVTEPPDNNLNMDSESDFPENAASAKKIVTDNVDPVESRSSETGVRLIKKHLPVFTKDTVLRKKHRNRNVVNFQFENKHMPKRPDKKHKGYVPTNPPNILGNPRPIDLEYDGKNILPKYQDNHEATQNENKIQVHNPEVDKNVGINKMIWKESRESTTDKEEIGHAELANDIADEIVKHEIQKLIEELEISSELNSQTEDYKATDYSPLRNNFKNIDTDKTKGSETVLTFLYLTDVEEKVHTRANSDTRDEGLSIDPKPFQKEIHDSNQLIGKSEVYKIFADVMNTVVNKTLE
- the LOC134657842 gene encoding cytochrome c oxidase subunit 4 isoform 1, mitochondrial-like — its product is MANYLMRRALLDAVRVPAGTRAMSELSKIGSREWVGYGFNGQPNYVDRPDFPLPAVRFRPDTPDIKVLREKEKGDWKKLTVEEKKALYRASFCQTFAEFKAPTGEWKGIIGWGLILASMSVWIYMGMKLFVYSPLPESFSEEKQKAQLKRMLDLKMNPVDGLASKWDYDNNRWK